One Lepus europaeus isolate LE1 chromosome X, mLepTim1.pri, whole genome shotgun sequence genomic window carries:
- the TCEAL8 gene encoding transcription elongation factor A protein-like 8: MQKSCEENEGKAQNMPKAEEDHPAREVPREAEGNPAPSQEVSQEAEGTLGGGPTQPGPGFKEDTPVRHLDPEEMIRGGDELERLREEIRRVRNKFVMMHWKQRHSRSRPYPVCFRP; encoded by the coding sequence ATGCAAAAGTCTtgtgaagaaaatgaaggaaaagcacAGAACATGCCAAAGGCTGAGGAAGACCACCCTGCACGAGAGGTACCACGGGAGGCAGAAGGAAATCCCGCACCTTCCCAAGAAGTAAGCCAGGAGGCCGAAGGAACCCTTGGAGGAGGGCCCACTCAGCCGGGCCCAGGATTTAAAGAGGACACTCCTGTTAGGCATTTGGACCCTGAAGAAATGATAAGAGGAGGAGATGAGTTGGAAAGGCTTAGGGAAGAGATAAGAAGAGTAAGAAACAAATTTGTGATGATGCATTGGAAGCAAAGACATTCACGCAGCCGTCCTTATCCTGTGTGCTTTAGGCCTTGA
- the TCEAL5 gene encoding transcription elongation factor A protein-like 5, with protein sequence MEKFYKEKEGKPENKGNLENEENPEDEGSTEDEGNADEEKLNLEKGEGQGQLAEARGPGAEGRAAEAAKPPAEGPPAAPAPPESEPRAAEKRPAEDYVPRKAKRKTDRGTDDSPRDSQEDFQDRHLGSEETLRECADAARAQEELRKKQKTGGFHWMQREAQDPFAPRGQRGVRGVRGGGRGQKDLEDVPYV encoded by the coding sequence ATGGAAAAGTTctacaaagaaaaggaaggaaagccaGAAAACAAAGGAAACCTAGAGAATGAGGAAAATCCTGAAGATGAAGGAAGTACAGAAGACGAAGGAAATGCAGATGAGGAAAAGCTGAACTTGGAGAAGGGCGAAGGCCAGGGCCAGCTGGCGGAGGCGCGCGGGCCGGGCGCGGAGGGGCGAGCAGCCGAGGCGGCCAAGCCCCCCGCCGAGGGTCCGCCCGCAGCCCCCGCGCCGCCTGAGAGCGAGCCGCGCGCCGCCGAGAAGCGCCCGGCCGAAGACTACGTGCCCCGGAAAGCCAAAAGGAAAACGGACCGGGGCACGGACGACTCCCCCCGGGACTCGCAGGAGGACTTCCAGGACCGGCACCTGGGCAGCGAGGAGACGCTGCGGGAGTGCGCCGACGCGGCCAGGGCTCAGGAGGAGCTGAGGAAGAAGCAGAAGACGGGCGGTTTCCACTGGATGCAGAGAGAGGCTCAGGATCCGTTCGCCCCTCGGGGCCAGCGGGGCGTCAGGGGGGTCCGGGGCGGCGGGAGGGGCCAGAAGGACTTAGAAGATGTTCCCTATGTTTAA